In one Dunckerocampus dactyliophorus isolate RoL2022-P2 chromosome 9, RoL_Ddac_1.1, whole genome shotgun sequence genomic region, the following are encoded:
- the crfb1 gene encoding cytokine receptor family member b1 isoform X2, whose amino-acid sequence MAPSGYKRMYRLSRSVIHVMFLLDSVLGSLPAPCNLSVHSVNFLHILHWDPGPGSPPGTQYKVFTRLSGSKERNPENDNTTTATYSQLKLDKYKHYLTVQAFYNGTWSAVSEEVFFNPVEQTIIGPPTVVLAGYSNRIQVNISLPDADKSSQIPNDDILAFYKAKFRVLWKTSKGIEDFIETEEKSVTLPNLETAKEYCVQVQTKIAMNKNTEPSAWMCTYTSIAEPSRDNGPQCTNYFPDP is encoded by the exons ATGGCACCGTCAGGATATAAGAGGATGTACCGGCTGTCTCGTTCTGTTATTCATGTGATGTTCCTGCTTGACTCTG TGCTCGGTTCACTTCCTGCTCCATGTAATCTATCTGTGCACTCCGTTAACTTCCTCCATATCCTGCATTGGGATCCTGGGCCTGGCTCCCCACCAGGAACTCAGTACAAGGTCTTTACAAG ATTAAGTGGAAGTAAGGAAAGAAACCCAGAGAACGACAACACAACAACTGCAACATACTCACAGCTGAAGTTAGACAAATATAAGCATTACTTGACTGTCCAAGCATTCTATAATGGAACCTGGTCTGCAGTGTCAGAAGAAGTCTTCTTCAATCCAGTTGAACAAA CTATCATCGGCCCTCCAACAGTAGTACTGGCTGGATATAGCAACCGCATTCAAGTCAACATATCACTGCCTGATGCTGACAAAAGCTCACAAATACCAAACGATGACATCTTAGCCTTTTACAAAGCTAAGTTCAGAGTCTTGTGGAAGACATCTAAAGGAATAGAG GATTTTATAGAAACAGAAGAGAAGAGTGTTACTCTTCCCAACTTGGAGACAGCCAAGGAGTACTGCGTACAAGTTCAAACTAAGATTGCCATGAATAAAAACACGGAGCCGTCAGCCTGGATGTGCACTTACACAAGTATTGCAGAGCCAAGCAGAG ACAACGGTCCCCAGTGCACTAATT ATTTCCCCGACCCATAG
- the crfb1 gene encoding cytokine receptor family member b1 isoform X1 — MAPSGYKRMYRLSRSVIHVMFLLDSVLGSLPAPCNLSVHSVNFLHILHWDPGPGSPPGTQYKVFTRLSGSKERNPENDNTTTATYSQLKLDKYKHYLTVQAFYNGTWSAVSEEVFFNPVEQTIIGPPTVVLAGYSNRIQVNISLPDADKSSQIPNDDILAFYKAKFRVLWKTSKGIEDFIETEEKSVTLPNLETAKEYCVQVQTKIAMNKNTEPSAWMCTYTSIAEPSRVPLVVGTTVGLLIFCIGALMTLLFCLSNTGFLWKLKTTVPSALIISPTHSTSLAVEETIPDFISISSEMRKKNTTTSTALYPATSTTRFEEDEDDEENEESNVYIDRDAENSSGESSCRDYDVFRTSQLAPSQDSQSSTTRSQAKAGTSDSALQTFPGGVDREETGVEKVESSCLSQWSKTGVKEQIICEFDEKMMENICNISDNVNLVTVTLAALAPCEEEDLHTTDSTESLKQSDQELLISTPTKQILFHTDMQTDSDELKSMQFTDSVETCNESSCDDDSTQDEGEEALLVGYMRR; from the exons ATGGCACCGTCAGGATATAAGAGGATGTACCGGCTGTCTCGTTCTGTTATTCATGTGATGTTCCTGCTTGACTCTG TGCTCGGTTCACTTCCTGCTCCATGTAATCTATCTGTGCACTCCGTTAACTTCCTCCATATCCTGCATTGGGATCCTGGGCCTGGCTCCCCACCAGGAACTCAGTACAAGGTCTTTACAAG ATTAAGTGGAAGTAAGGAAAGAAACCCAGAGAACGACAACACAACAACTGCAACATACTCACAGCTGAAGTTAGACAAATATAAGCATTACTTGACTGTCCAAGCATTCTATAATGGAACCTGGTCTGCAGTGTCAGAAGAAGTCTTCTTCAATCCAGTTGAACAAA CTATCATCGGCCCTCCAACAGTAGTACTGGCTGGATATAGCAACCGCATTCAAGTCAACATATCACTGCCTGATGCTGACAAAAGCTCACAAATACCAAACGATGACATCTTAGCCTTTTACAAAGCTAAGTTCAGAGTCTTGTGGAAGACATCTAAAGGAATAGAG GATTTTATAGAAACAGAAGAGAAGAGTGTTACTCTTCCCAACTTGGAGACAGCCAAGGAGTACTGCGTACAAGTTCAAACTAAGATTGCCATGAATAAAAACACGGAGCCGTCAGCCTGGATGTGCACTTACACAAGTATTGCAGAGCCAAGCAGAG TTCCTCTTGTTGTAGGTACAACTGTTGGTCTTCTCATTTTTTGCATTGGTGCCTTGATGACGTTGTTGTTTTGTCTCTCCAACACTGGATTTCTTTGGAAACTTAAGACAACGGTCCCCAGTGCACTAATT ATTTCCCCGACCCATAGTACATCTCTGGCAGTAGAGGAAACCATCcctgactttatctccatttCCTCTGAGATGCGCaaaaagaacaccaccaccagtACAGCATTATATCCTGCCACCAGTACCACAAGATTTGAAGAGGATGAGGACGATGAAGAAAATGAAGAGAGTAATGTCTACATAGACAGAGATGCTGAAAATTCTTCAGGGGAAAGTTCATGTCGGGACTATGACGTATTCAGGACTAGCCAATTGGCTCCATCACAAGATTCTCAGAGTTCCACGACAAGGTCACAAGCTAAAGCAGGTACATCTGACTCCGCACTTCAGACTTTTCCAGGCGGGGTTGACCGAGAAGAGACTGGAGTTGAAAAAGTAGAGTCTTCATGTCTGTCTCAGTGGTCGAAAACCGGAGTCAAAGAGCAAATCATATGCGAGTTTGATGAGAAAATGATGGAGAACATCTGTAACATCTCTGACAACGTCAATCTAGTCACTGTCACTCTGGCCGCACTGGCTCCTTGTGAGGAAGAGGACCTGCACACGACAGACTCTACGGAATCTTTGAAACAGTCTGACCAGGAGCTTCTAATTTCCACACCCACAAAGCAGATTTTGTTCCACACCGACATGCAAACTGACTCAGATGAACTGAAATCAATGCAATTTACAGATTCAGTTGAGACTTGCAATGAGAGCAGTTGTGATGATGACAGTACACAGGATGAGGGGGAGGAAGCGCTATTAGTAGGATATATGAGGCGCTGA